In Dermochelys coriacea isolate rDerCor1 chromosome 4, rDerCor1.pri.v4, whole genome shotgun sequence, the sequence GTTGCTCCATTGACTCTAGCAGGATTGCTGCTGTGAGTAATTGTTCCCCAGTGTGAATAAGAGGTTTACAGTCAGTCCTTCCATTTTATGTAAAATAAGTAAGTCATGCTGGTCTCCGTTTGAACAGCAAAACATATTTAGTTGCTCAGACTGGGCCTGAacattgccattgatttcaataggcacgGGATCAAACCTAATAAAAGAAAAGGTCTTTACTTACTGAGTCAGTTTATAAAGTAGAGAATTTGTAATGATTAATGAGTTATTGACTAATGAACATGACTCAGAACTTTCTTATTTACAGTGCTATTCAGTGAAAAAGTAGGAGTTTCTCAAGGAAAAGTTTCCAAGTATTTGAACGAACCTGAGAATCTCAGATTCAAATATACAAGTTCCTACTTATTACCTGTAGACTCCACTCAAGAGCCCTTGAAAATGTTTAGTGGAGAGCAATGTAAAGTAATGAGCATTAATCAGATAAATAATTATCCGAAATTCTCTATTTCACAAAGGGATTGTgtatacattaaaagaaaaataccccctcccccaccccccaattgcAGCCTACACATTGAAGCCTTATCTGGTCCCAATTTCAGTAACAAGTACATTAGCAACGACCTTTATAAACGTTTTGGGTCAGATCCTTTGTTCCCAGGGAAGTCACTTTTGTGTTACTAGAGTTGTGCAGAGTAATATTAAAGTAACCCTATTGGGATCGTGTTCtccatgtattttaaaattttctctttCTATGTTGTCTGATGGACTGTTCATATGAAAGAGAGTTTTATGTTCTGTATGCAAATCAACTTTTATAACGTAGTTCATATAGCTAGTGTGGGTGTTATCTGTTGTCTTTTCAGTAAATGtctggctatttttaaagctTATAGGCCTGATCCTCAACTGGTTTAAATTAGCATAGATCTACTGGCTTCAGTGCAGCTATACCACTTTACattatctgaggatctggccccttattCCCATTAATTACTCAGAATAAATGTATGGGAGctattattaaattatttctgCCTGTTTGTTGGCATTGCAGGTGTCTGTATTTTTCACATTGCTGCACTTCCTGGTATTCTGATTTGATTATGTGTAACTACTTCACATTTTGTATTTTGCAGGATTTTAGGAAAACAGCTCCTTTTTCCTAAGGATGAAGGCTTTCAGCATTTTCAGTGCAGAACAACTAGCTCGGTGTACACCAAATCTTTACTTGGCCTCTGTGAAAGTACTAGCAACACAAAAGAGTATGTTAACAGTTTCATATATGTTACTCTTTAAGCATTTCTATTgacattacatttttttcatatattCCTAATATTTACAGCAATTAAATATAGTTACAGTTAACATAAAAAACCCCTCAGTCACAAATACATAAACATTACCTATTCTAGATGATTAAATAAGTGAAAAGATTGTATGATATATCAAAGAGTTCCTTTGACTGTGCAGCAATTGTACCGTAGGCTTTTAAGACCTTATTAGGATATCGTTTCAGTATGTTGCCTTTATGTAGTGGAAATAAAATTTACTTAGTCAAAAGCACTTCACTTTGATCTATCGTATCTTTTCATAAGTTTATAGGCATATTATTTTAATAACCTTAAAACACCTCAGGATAATGCAGCAGCTGCCTATTTACACTTCTTTCcatgtatatttaattttaattcttttatttCAGGCTGTGCATTTTGGGATCTAAATTAGTTCCAATAGCATCCCCAGTACATAAATCATTAGACAGTGGTTCCCCAAGGATTTCTGTTTCTGACTCATCTGAGTATTCATTCCTGGAAGAAGAAATCTATGAGGTGGATGGAAAAATTGAAGAATATCTTGCTTTTGACAACAAGGAGctgtaaataaattatatattttttgaaGAATATAATGAGAAACTGTCATGAAATTGCTTAAAACCTGGTGCTTTGATTCTCTCTAAACCTACTTCCAATTAATTTAGAAAATTCCTTAGTCCTCACTTCTGTGGTTCAGAAGTACACTGTGTAACTCAAAAAGGGGGGATGGAAAAGTGATTTTAAGccccctttcctttctcttccaacCCTGGGCTACTGATGTGTCCCCTGGCAAAAGTTAAAGGAGCCTGAAGAGTGAGAGTGCGGGGAAACCACATCCCCACTGCTGGCTGTAGGGTTGGGAAGTTACGGTAAAGGAACCATTGTGCCCTGTCCCTGAACTAGTTTGATTCTTCTGGGGCCAGCTACACCATCTTTAGGGTCACTTTCCACTGGCACATTTAGAATGCATCCAAGGATGGGGCCTTTCTGAATTGAGATTATAGAGAtggtttttaatataatttttttcattttcttaaattgTAATATGATATAGTTAATGTTAGAACAAGCATAGAATAAAATTTAGTTCCAGAAAGCTCTTTTCATACTAAGTATATCATGAGGCAGTGAGTAAGGGTTCTGTGACACACCTGTTCCCCAGTCcagacaggaagagagagaaataaagaggGGTGAAAATGTCCATATGATAATGGAAGGGTGGGTGTGGCACATGAAGTTACATGGTCCCCTGCTCTTGCAAAGCTGTAGAAATCCCTCCAGGTCACTCCACATGGTCATGGCAAATGTGTCTGGATGAGCAGGATGTGGAGCTAAGGATCTACTCTATACAATATTCTCCCCTTCAAAGCTGGTGAGATGGTATTTTCCTTAGGTGAGGGGGTGTGGGATTCTAACCCCATATGCCCAAGCCGATCAGTTTTGTCTCATTCCTGCTGTACTATCTATGTCTTTGGCTGCTATATCAAGAGTCTCAAAAACTTCTTGCTATAATGCCCCAGTTTAATTTTTCATGCTGCTACCACTGCCATTCAACCAGCAAGAGGCAACAAAGCAAAGTAAAACCAATTCATAATTTCAGTTTAGAGCGGTTCTGTTTTCTTCCCACAGTACTTGGATCATGTATAATATGAATCTTGATCTTTTAAATACAAATCTATTTTATGCTTTTCTGGATCCATAAGAAAATAGGTTAGATTCACTGTTTTTGTTAACAAAAACATGTAGAAGTTGGTAATAAAGCTGAATTTGCTTCAATCATTAGTGATGATGAGAGTTTGGAACAAAAGAAAGCCCAGCTTGCTCGAAAGAGGAATAAACGTGGCATTCCTCCAATTTCTCCCAATGCCTGTATCAAAGACGCAGTGGCTGCTGAAGTGTTTGATGGTGTCTGGAGCAATATAGTTGAAATATTGGAGGAGCTGATTAGAAAAAACTGGGAAATTGCTATCACAGGTACTCCGAGTTTTTGTAGATGGCACTTATAGACTTGTACTTGGAACAGTAATTTAATTTCACCAATTAATTAAATATGGCTTAGCAAAcatctttattattattcttaactATCACTGTGTGTTTACATGGCACTTTATAAAACGCATGCACATCCTCCCAAAGGAAAGattcttactgacttcagtgggctttggatcaagcccataaagAGAGGTCtctcacaagaagaaaaggagtacttgtggcatcttagagactaacatttatttgagcataagcacaaacatttatttgatgcatccgatgaagtgagctgtagctctcgaaagcttatgctcaaataaatttgttagtctctaaggtgccacaagtactccttttctttttgcgaatacagactaacacggctgctactctgaaacctctcacaaGAAGTGCTTGTAGGCACAGAGAGATCTTTGGTGCAATATGTAACATGATGCCCCTTGGAAGCTCTTCAGCAGTAGGGATTGAATCTGGGACCTGGGTATCTAAAAGCATTAGCCTCTAATGTTTAAGCGAAAAGACCCAAGTTTGTTAAGGAAATCGCAGTAGAGACTCATCAAACTCTGTGTggtccagccactagaggaggagagagagctaCGCTGACTGTGGGTTATGCAGAAATGAACATAGGATGAAAGAACATAGTTCACTGTGATTAAATTTAACTCTTCCTGGTGTTTTTAACAGACTATTGCACAGAAAAGCAGAAGGTAAAGAACTAACTATTGGTGAAATGTTGTTGTCCTCTGGCATGTGCATGGAGTTGCCTTTAGAAGCTAATGGGACATACAGTTTAAGAAACAATGCAGATTAACAGAAGAAACAATGCCAGAAAAACATGCATAAAATCaatcttaaataaaaagaaaaaatatcaatgGAAACTAGTAAAATAATAAAcctcaaattcattttaaaactatggctggtctacacttaaatattcacagccctgagtggtgTAGCTATGCAACCTAACCACGGGCatagacacagctaggttgacagaagaatgcttctagTGACCTAGTTACTATTTCAGTAGGAACATTACCTCCCTAAACAATGTAGAAACCCGTTCCATTGCtctaggctgtgtctacactacggggttatgctggcatagctatgccactatagcccccatagtgtagacacagtctaaGTAAAAGTTGTTAAATATTTGCAGGAGTCTGCTGGTAGAACTGAGTGTTGCATGTGTTATTGCCAGACTGCACAAGAATTGTTCAGGCTATAAGTGAATTGTTTAGCTCAATATTATGCATTAAAGAGGAGGAGATTTAGGTTTGCTACCTTGTCCTCGAAGAAGGAAATCCACTTGTGGAGAATAGGCTGCTAAGCAGAGTATGTGGGCTAGGACTGTTGAGAAATTTAAGGGTATGATAGAAATAATATAATGGCTTATACTCACTGGAAAAGTAGCAATACAGCTTTTGGCAGGCAGGAATGGACTAAGAGGACATTTGGTTTCTTCTGTTCACACGTTTTTCTGTTTCTAACACACCTTACATGAGAATGTTTCAATAATGTTCCAGCTGTTTTACcagtgttttctttaaaaaaaaaagcaaattacaTCTCTTCCACGTACATGGCCCAACTGATTTATCATTGACAGAGAAAatagtcattttgaaaatgtttttagaaATAAATGCTTTTAAACTCACaactagtttatttttaaatttcatgaaGACTTAAATTTAAACTAATCTAAGACAAAATGTCATAACATTTATAATAAATGTGGAATACTGTTTATCTAGCAGATATGTCAAACCTGAGTCACTGATATTTTCCTACCATCATCAATTTGTTTAACTGCATAAAATTTTGTTTCTTAATCACTTGTATGTTCTACACTGGTGTAGAGAATGATAAGCAGGTGGAGAAATTGAAAGCTATTACAAGTAAATTGCCACATCAACTAGTCTCCCGTATAACAGCAGATACAGCAAGTGTCCCCCCATCAACAGGCTCTGAGGCACGAAGCACATCTTTTGGTTCGCATTTTGTTCCATCTCAGGTAAAATATTGTTCCACAAAAcagaattctgttttcagttggcCTAGCCTTTTCTAACTTAGATCAGAAAAGTTTCCATTTTATTGATTTATCCATATCTAAGGTATTTAGTTTGACTTTCCACCTTTGAGTCTGGTTTGTAAAAAAAACACAAGTCTACATCATTGTTATAACCACTTTTTATCTGGACCCCAATTAGAGCCCAAAGACCCCAATTAGAATTAGAATTAACCttattgtgttaggtgctataAAAACAGAGAGCAATACTCCCTATTCCCTCCCAGAAAATCATACTCTTTATATTGAGAGACAACCCTTCCCTTTCAATAGAACCATGAAAGAACTCTTCCCTGCAAGGTGCATATGAAGTTCCAGCTTAACTCCCCTCGTTCAAAACCCCTAAATCAGATTGTCTTGGttgctcctcttctctctctcttctctttccttccctctctctccccttccgcTCCCCACTGCATTATGGGTTGGTGGACAAAGAGACTTGTTCAGTGTCTGCCTCAGTGTTGGAACTTAGGAGTCTTGGGTTCTATTTGAGTTTCTGGAGGTGGGTACGCTCTAGCAGTTACATactcttctctttgttttctttagCCTGTCCCTTTCTGTCTCTGTCCCCTATGCTTCTGTTTCCCATAGCCTGTCCCTATTCACATCCAGCATGTCCCTGCCCCTGCATTCAAGCAGCCGCCTTCTTCTCCTCCATGCTTCCTAGGCGTCCACAGAGGGAGCTTTGAGAACATAGAAGAGACAGCTTCTCtgctcttagggcttgtctacacttatgggGGATCAAGGAGCAGCAATTGATGCATCGatggttgatttagtgggtctagtgaaaacccactaaatcgatcgcagatcgctctcctgtcaactcctgtactccaccggattGAGAAGTGTAGGGAGAGTTGAGCGGAGAGCGTCTCTTGTCGACATTGTGTAGCGTCAACCCCGCGGTAAGAGGATCTAAGCTACGTctatttgagttacgctattcatgtaactcaaattgcatagcttagatcgaatttcccctgtagtgtagacaaagccttagttccAGTGCTTAGTATTATAGTGGCCCAGCAGCCAGgagcaaccaaaaaaaaagtccTGTTCAGCCCCTGCAGCCTTGACCTAGAGTATGCCCAgtgaaaatggaatattttgagaATTTAGCTACCATCCTCGAACAAACCTTTTCTCGGTGCAGACAGCAACGGTCAGAGGTTTATAATGTGGccaaatttggatggattttcatggGGGAATTTCAAGTCACCTCTCTGTCCCGACAGCAACTCCTCTGCTAAATTTTTGAGTCCCTACTCTAAAGCATGGTGGTGGTAGAGCTTCTCTATAAAgtggttgtaagaattttttaatagTAACAAAACGTATTTTTCActaacctcattctcagaaatggctaaacCATTTTTgctgcaatttttcaaaaagtaagtaaataaattatatatataaattatatatagaaTCCTGAATTGGACACGTAATAAGAAAAATTTTAGCCTGAAGAAAAAGCTTTAGGAAAAGTTATAGGGCTCTGTTTTCAATTACTTACAATAGAATGGAAAAGCAACCTTAATTATAGTCATTGCTGCCATGTCTGCCTATAATAGCAATAAATAATGGGATACATATTACTTATGTTTGCAGTGATAATATTCAAGAATTCTTTCTTGTAATATGTATTGTTAGTCTTGGTTTTCAAGCTTTGTTTTGTGGAGTATTAACCCTTATTTGTTAACATTTTATCTTGTATATGGGAGACATTTTCCATTATGTTCTGAAGTGGGATTTCTCTTGCAtacttttttaaagcattttttgaCCTAtgtgggttttggggggttttgaaGCCTTTCTCCATAGAAGGTAATGAGACTGAAAagttaaatgcatttatttttttgctctCTATAGGTTCATCGTTTCTCCAGCAATTTCAATAGTGACTTGAATGGCGTCATGACAATTCAAGCTAAACCACTCCAACAGAGGCATGCAAGCTTGGCAGACAAGATACAGTAAATATTGCTATGAAAATAGTACACTTTTTTATGCTGTACTTTGTCATTTTGGCCATATAAAATAtgctttgagatttcaaaaatgtaattaaaaatgcgGACATCTTTCTGTCAGTAATAGATATGATTgagttttaatttataaaagtaACAATTATATTCTTCTAAAAAGtgtgcattttgttttctctgtaggAATGAACAAGAAGACAAACAACATAGCATAGGCTCCAGTGTTCTCAACTCTGTGCGGAATCGGCGGGGGCGAACTACTGATAACAGTATTCTCTCATCATCTCGAGTACTGCTGGCATCTTCTAGGAAAATGCCAACCCATCGTAGGCTACCATCTCTCACTTCAGACCCACTATGCTCAAAGACTCCTAATGTGTACAGTGATGAAGTCCTTAGGGGCACTAAACTGTGAGTTTTTAGTTTCACTTTCTTCTTCCTTGCTGAACTTGAACAAGAGCATTCATTGTTACAGGGTTTAGTGAAGTATTGTAAAAGACTGCTGAAAGATTCCACACTTCATACAGAAAAATGAAGCATACATAAAGCATGTTTTGAGAGCTGCTGCTGCATTAAGTGTTCTGCTATTTACAGTAACTTAAATGTATTAAGAAATGTTGTCCCCGGTGTATTAGATGGATCTGAAATCTGTTTAATCTGAATCCTACAGGTATACTGGTTTAGATCGCTTGTCCTCTCCACTTGTACATACAGCCCGGAACAAGTTACCGCCAATAAACACGGAGACTGTTGAACAGTATCTTTCAGTACCTGGATCACGGCAAGGCTTTGTAAGATGTGTACTTGTTAATAATGTTAAAGGACATCAGtaacttgaacaaaaaaaaattccccaaaccCACTTTGTATCACTGGTTGAAATTAATactttggggagaattgtattcAATCATATTTTATTGAGATACAAGACCTTAACATATGTGAGaatttatagttacattttgaaGGGACATTAGGAGATATTTTAGCCCCCAAATgtaggttattttaaaaatacttttctaaaattaaataatttttcttgAATTTCAAAAGAGCAGATATAAATGTATCTGTGTTTTAGATTTATATATTGCCTTGCAGTGTTTTGTTGCATTGTGCCAGTGCATGAGAAGTAGAAATTGAAATTGACTAAAAGTGaatataaataaaagtgaaactgatccattttcattgtccaagaaGCATGAAGtacaagaaaagagaaaaatgatgaaaaataaattagaattttgaaattatttcagtttgaatAATATATttcccaatatttttaaaattataaatatggaTATACATGAAGAAACCCATAACCTTTATGGTTTTGTATGTTCTAATGCTCCTTTATGAAATGGTGTAGTGGTTGGGGCATTATCCTAGGACTCAGAagaccctggttcaagtccctactctggcAAAGATACCCTGTGTGACTGTGAGCATGTCACTTGCTTTACTGTGCCTCActtcctcatctctaaaatggacATAATAGCACTGCTATATTTCACAGGGGAGTTCTAAGGATAGATaagttaaagattgtgaggcagcAGCGCCTAGCACTTAAGCATCCTATCGCCTAGTGGAAACTGCAGCCCGAAATTAGGTGCCCagactccctatacaatgcatggatcgagttagatgcctaaaaagGGATTTACAGAAGTCAGCAAACTGAGCAGGAGCTTCCTAATCTAGTCAGTAGAGATGTTGAGGAGAGGGGTGAGGTCTAAGCCTTGCCCCTCAAAGgatgttaggtgcctaactctctgcTGGGAGGGAGGTGCTTCCCTCTGCTCAGGATTCCTACCTGTAAACTCTTTCCTAGAATTAGGCATTTTAGCCAACTCAGTCCTTTCTCATGAAAAACAGTAGTGGTGGTGGTCCCGCACTCCCACTCCTTCTACTAAAAACTCAATGGTTAGAggactcacctgggatgtgggagactctcCTAGCCGTCTTTTATAATAGGCACAATAGGATCTAGCATAACCCTCTCAAATTATGTAGAACATGAGACATAGACACGTGCTGTTAACACAGCTATCATTCTTAGTCTTAAATAGAACCTCTCGCAATTACACTTACCCCTCTCCTACCCTCTCTCTCtaaaaaacatgaaaagaaaaggagtacttgtggcaccttagagactaacaaatttattagagcataagctttcgtgagctacagctcacttcatcggatgcattacatgttgttttaatttttagaCACTTGAAATCCACTTGAAAAGCCCAGCctagttattttaaaaactcttaacTCAAGCCTTTTACTTAATGGAGAATTagctctttgctttttttttttttcttttaatttaagcAAAGGTCAAAAGGATTCTTATTTTAGCCATGccaatatttgcatttatttcaatgctcaatttttttttctctttcagcttAGAGGGCGATATCCTCATAGTAGAGTGTCAAGTGCAGTACCTGACAGTACAGAGCGACGACCACTTAGAGAACAAACTGTCATTATTGATCAGTTTTCAAGACCCAACACAACTAACACATTCAGGGTGGGTTTTTGTGTGATTAAAGATGTTGGGCCAGACATCTATGgaagggtgggacagagagagatgcaGAAAACCTGCctccccagcaccaccaccatcTTTGTCTGACTGCAAAACAGCCTCCCACAGTAGCAGACATTGTGATCTCAGGAGTGAAGGGGCTGTTTACTCCTACTCCCTCCAGAGAGCAGGATGTCTAAAAGGGGGGGACCACATTCCTGCACCCCATCTACACTGGTCTGAAGAGTGGGGTTAGTATGCTGGGAAGAGAGATCCGCTGCATCCTAATGAATGAAGCAGATTGCACCACCTCCGTTTGCAAGAAAGATGCCTGTGGAGGCACAATTTCTCTTATACTCCTTCTAGAGCAGTGCAGTTCCACCACTGCCCTCTGTGCTGGGCTGTGGTGTGAAAGTCACAATCAAATCCTTAATCTGTGAGCGGACCataatgaacaaaaatatttcccctctTTTTACAGTCAGATACCCCTCATAAAAGGTCATTGACGCCCATGGATTTTGCTAACCATACATGGACAGGTCAAGGCTTTTTAACAGGTAAGCAAAAccaaaagattaatttaaaaaagatcaCCTGATGAGGGGGAAATTGGGAGAACCTTGTGTGAGGGAGCACACAGAGCCTCTGacatgggaggaagaggagaaaggagggcATGGAAGAGGTGGGAATGGTGGGGATAATGGGGACCCTGGTATGGGTggagaggggaatggggggaCACACGGAACCCCTGGCAGGGAGGAGATTGGATGAGTTcctgaaatagaggggaatgggagGGCAGGATGCAGGGAGCTTTTGCGGCGGGGTGGAGGTGtgcaaggagcccctggtgtGTACAATAAGCTCGGCCTACAAAAGCTATAAAGTATGCAACCCCCTCGTAGGTTCTATATAAATGGCAgcggtggtggtggttgtttataGTTTT encodes:
- the FAM149A gene encoding protein FAM149A isoform X2, with the translated sequence MRVASGVRRPCPPPVTSAPPRRARDPELVVVGKGLSKGSTDHCFLGKSGDLPAIFRRNVQDAIDNFTCETVSSLSSSSFITPTDLNNSWSGIQSYTTGLSTERSSVYSWRDDEYDKANTQRVHQSFWDVDEMLFEGKVSSQTQSLQAECKEWTKRSLHLRILGKQLLFPKDEGFQHFQCRTTSSVYTKSLLGLCESTSNTKELCILGSKLVPIASPVHKSLDSGSPRISVSDSSEYSFLEEEIYEVDGKIEEYLAFDNKELDDESLEQKKAQLARKRNKRGIPPISPNACIKDAVAAEVFDGVWSNIVEILEELIRKNWEIAITENDKQVEKLKAITSKLPHQLVSRITADTASVPPSTGSEARSTSFGSHFVPSQVHRFSSNFNSDLNGVMTIQAKPLQQRHASLADKIQNEQEDKQHSIGSSVLNSVRNRRGRTTDNSILSSSRVLLASSRKMPTHRRLPSLTSDPLCSKTPNVYSDEVLRGTKLYTGLDRLSSPLVHTARNKLPPINTETVEQYLSVPGSRQGFLRGRYPHSRVSSAVPDSTERRPLREQTVIIDQFSRPNTTNTFRSDTPHKRSLTPMDFANHTWTGQGFLTGSQHYSKSFQRNPSTSRKRFQVAS
- the FAM149A gene encoding protein FAM149A isoform X1, whose product is MKVAVLDLGTIFARLCKPSAAPAPGPAASCSPVPGAAPGCPTASRAPPPFPPLPAPSFPGSLPAGPRPLPPLAGGSPAAAAAAALPGRAAPGGGVGAAAAAAYPGGGSGSPRQAAAPADREPGAWAVLGAKPLLFVTLPDIGEEGVAESDPEGGACAPSAADSAKGLSKGSTDHCFLGKSGDLPAIFRRNVQDAIDNFTCETVSSLSSSSFITPTDLNNSWSGIQSYTTGLSTERSSVYSWRDDEYDKANTQRVHQSFWDVDEMLFEGKVSSQTQSLQAECKEWTKRSLHLRILGKQLLFPKDEGFQHFQCRTTSSVYTKSLLGLCESTSNTKELCILGSKLVPIASPVHKSLDSGSPRISVSDSSEYSFLEEEIYEVDGKIEEYLAFDNKELDDESLEQKKAQLARKRNKRGIPPISPNACIKDAVAAEVFDGVWSNIVEILEELIRKNWEIAITENDKQVEKLKAITSKLPHQLVSRITADTASVPPSTGSEARSTSFGSHFVPSQVHRFSSNFNSDLNGVMTIQAKPLQQRHASLADKIQNEQEDKQHSIGSSVLNSVRNRRGRTTDNSILSSSRVLLASSRKMPTHRRLPSLTSDPLCSKTPNVYSDEVLRGTKLYTGLDRLSSPLVHTARNKLPPINTETVEQYLSVPGSRQGFLRGRYPHSRVSSAVPDSTERRPLREQTVIIDQFSRPNTTNTFRSDTPHKRSLTPMDFANHTWTGQGFLTGSQHYSKSFQRNPSTSRKRFQVAS